The sequence AATGCGTAACAAATttctaattttcacattttagttatttttataataataaagaatatacttgaaaagaaagaaatattttcccATGTTTTTTGCTGTCCTCTTTCAATGAatgttaagcctactttttttaTACTAACACTACTAATATGTACActaagtttttatttagttaaataatccACCTTAGAAAAGAGAATAACACATGCACATCAAATAATGTTgtataactatcataatttatctGACTATAACTGTTAAAACTTtctttcaattggttataaataatatagcatAAAACGTCAGTGAGAACTATTGTAAATTTGTGAAAGAGGATGTGACAAGTGGACATAATTTTCTAGTATATAGCTCCGTAACAAATTACTAATGTTGggtataaaaattatgctttgcatattattataataataatatgtattataatgagtaatttgtattaaattttgtacttctcaACTTCACAGGGGTGAAAAATAGAGAAGAGGGAAGGCTTGGAGAACAAATGTTGCAATTATCATACTAAGGGGGATTAAGAATTTTGTGAgaatgaaaatttattataaaactaaaaacctgtataacattaaaacttaattttgtaactacattttgatgccaagtatatttgtatataatgtaattaaactttaaatataactaaaaagtCATTATGTACACTTTGACTTACCCATAATAAGAGGGTTAAATCATTCCATTAACTGCAGCAGGCAAACATCAGCTGTCCAAACCCCACATTTAGACCTCTGGGCCAGTGCGTCAGTTTACCAATCTAAAGCTAACATTTAGAACATTTCATCTAatgtaacagtgaaacatcattACCAGTTCAAAGCTAGCTGTTTAGTTCTCTAGATCAGTCCTTCAACTGTGACATTAAACATCTTACCCATCTAAACAAGTTACATTTTTGGGCATGCTCACAAATTGTAACATTTGAATGTGAGTTAACCTATTGATTGTAACTTGTAAACAACTAAACTTTTCAGTCTGCACAGTTTATGTAATTTGTCATCAGGAATATTGGTAAATAACATATAACAGTTCTtataatagaatttttttttcacatttttgcaGTTGTTCAAGAACGGAATAGTTATGCAACAAATGTGTGGAGACGAGTGAAAGTGAAGTTGGATGGCAAAGATCCTGACCTTAATCGACGGTTATCAGTTGCTGAACAGGTAATATTAACTTAGTTTTCTTACTTCCTATTTTTGTCCATATTACTTAATGATAACAGCTCAAAGATGTTTCTAGAAGTAGAAATTGTATGAATTACAAAGAGCATATAGTCAAGCCTTTAAGTatttgataacactgcacaaaaAATTTTTTGAgtagttttgcttcctgaaaagtttttgctgattgtgacagctACCTGGATTGTATGCacaaatagttttggttttgcttcatcgcataggaactctgagaaatagacagttaactgtttacctgcaataacttatttaattgtgtttatgtttctaataggctattaagttcaacataattgttttgctcctgattttcatttgtattcaatatccagtgcatcacattgcagtgtccgacagtagtcagcaaacattgacggattccagttgccctgatatcgtttttccattatAGCAATGTCCTGATGAAACCTTTCACTGTGTTCATCattgacagcaccgagatttgcagGGAAGAAGCCCAAGTGTGaatggaggaaatgaatcttgagtgacatgttgcacttcattgttttgtatgctttgagaagtttgtaatgtggggctctgtaattgccaagaaaattgtcaacattgtctttgaaggctttccaggtgaTCTTTTCCGGTCCAACTAACAGATTGTCGAACTGCTTGTCACTCGTAACGTCTGATCTGAgagccaacaaaaatgccctctttgatttTGGcatcagttattcttgggaacatctgttgccttctttgttcattgctttcacagaatccttcataagtcccaattttatgtgaagaggaggcaaaaaaatctttgctggGTTGACAAGCAGTttatgcgccacatttttctgtcctggaactaactttttatggagtggccagctctgtctagaataacgTGACTCTTTGGCATGACTGTCCCATTCACGGATGAAACAACactactttgtatagccgagctgcagtcccagtaacagagcaatgaCTTTCAGATCTCAACAGATATTCCAGCTGTACTTGCTGTATTGGATGTGCTTTAGCAACATtcccatgttctcgtaggtttctttcatgtgtgctgcatagccaacaggtattgaagggtgaatgTTGTCATCGTGTAACAGACCAGCTTTGAGGCTTAatattgatgaatcaataaagagatgccACTCTCGTGGGTCATGGTCACAATTCAAAGCAGAGAGCAATCCTGTGATATCAACCCAGAAACAGAGACtctcaacttgtgcaaagaatttggtcatatcatcttggcggcttcgaaaaacatacattttcatacctggtgacagcaaacatcATTCCtacagtctcgaacccagcaattcggcttttgcttttgacagacccaaatctctgaccagatcatttaattctgactgtgttatgagatgtggaatGCCTGAGGAGCATGGTTCAAAATTTGGATCAATGTCACTACAATACCCtgtattgcagtttcttcatctggtttgtCTAAGGTCAGGGCTCACACTCTCACTTGCCATATTCGCCAAtggctattatttttgttttttggcaaagaaaaattgtaattggCGAATATACTGCGAAACACTGTTTACAAAATGCTAGACTGGTTCACTACATCAACAATTTTTTGGTGCAAGTATGCGGTAAgcagataaaaatcaataacctGTCTGCATTCATGCAAGGTCATGGTCAGGATCGACAAGCATGTGAAAAATTGTTCAATCAACAGCGACCTAACAGCTTAACACGAATAACtcatttatatgtggttgattAGCGGCGctatatgcagcagtatatggtttcgtgattttttgattcgtgagatatatttacttttgttggttgattttgctttctatctaggtgtgtgcgtataatgttttctacgatttgtggaggaaacttattgatgttgatgaagtattgttttattttgtctaattcatcgttaattttttCTGGTGAGCATAggtttatggctgtgtttatttggtttcttagtatgttgagtttttgttttgtttcatgtgctgagtcccaagtaTAGTccattatgggtgatttttcggtggatttctgttttgaattgtgtgtcgtttcttgtaattttgaggttaagaaatgatatttgattgctttcttcctgttcacatgtgaagttaatgttgggatgtatagagttaatgtgattgaaaaaattaagtatgtgttctgtagatctgaatcctgcaactgtgtcatctacatatctgtaccagtatagtggtggatgtaatgttgtgttaattgcttgtgtttcaacttgtgtcataaaaatattggctagaactggtgatactgggttgcccatgcttaggccatttgtttgtatatagttgtgggtgttgaacatgaagtttgtctttattgtggtgaattctatgagggttgctaattggttgctgggaatgtctatagttgggtctTGGATGTAGAGttttaaggctatcttgcaggcttcactggttggaacttctgtaaagagggatataacatcgaaactggccattaaggctttatgattaagttgatttagattagacttgaaattaaaagagtctttgatgaatgagctggctgatgttacatatttggagaatgcccacgttatgtatttaccaagattgtaattaaacgattcatatgtggacattattggtcgtaatggacaatctggtttatgaggtttggggatgccgtatatttatggtgtgcgtgagtcggttttacataggtaggaataaagtgtttgtgaaattgtgttggcttttttcatttttagtagtaatttgtttagttgagtctcgtgtgtctttgttggatttgtgtgtattggtttaaatttgttcgtgtctgatacgATGTTCTTTATTCCTAcctactaaataaagaaacaaacataaacaaacacaaaattaaagaagccttacttatacaacaacttaaacccaaaataaaccaatataaaggaatgcctttatacctatattgatataataaaattatatattcaaacattaaacagtgctctacattccgacactcagttacacaaccccttccaaacatgtggtcagcttccggtcagttactactttctttgtgaacctgacgatgaccgaagaaggtcgaaacgttgtttgctcttctacgtaaaatattttctcaacccaaacgagctgtttttgcatatatatttctctacaagtgggtctTCTCGACATCACTAACATCTCAGAATGGCTTCTTCGCAGACCAAATGCCCCTCAGACAGTGAAAGTTGTCTAATGCCTCCATCAAAAAAATCCAAATCTGAAACTGACAGTTCACGATCATTCCAAGAAAAATGGTTGAATGAATTTAACTGGCTCAAATATGAAGCctctacaaaacaaatgttttgcacATTGTGCATTAAAGTACAGAACTCAAACACTTTCACAACTGGTTGTGCAGTGATGAAAAAAGACAACCTAACCAAGCATCAGAAAACAAAAGGTATTTATTAACTGAGTAAATGTTGagacttataaaattattaaatataatgaaaaaaatatgcccATGTCAATTTATTTCCTATTACTTTAGcagtgttattacattaaaaagatgTTGTGATGCATGAGGTAATTCATTTTATTACCATTTATTTCAGACCACAGAGATGCAATGGAGGCATCCAAGCTGTCTACAGCGATGACTAAGGCCACAGTCTCAGCCATAAACAAAAGTGAGACTGCCATCATAGCTGCAATGCACAATGTTTACTTTGCAGCAAAGCATGACCTACGAAGTTCCCTAATTCTGGATCTAAACAGACTATGTATGATGCAGGTAAGTTATTATGTATACAATACAGTTTTTCTGTTCTTGTCGCAAGtggattttatttgttgttcttaatgaaaaatttattatagTTACTGATTTACGTATTCATGTTCCACAATTACTAAtctcacaaattatttattatgtatataatacagtttttatgttcttaaatTGTTGAAGGATTATCAGCTAATGTTTTACAAGTGGAATTTCTCCATTGTTCTTGATGAAATTTGTTACTGATTTATGTATTCATGTTCTAGAGTTACTACTcccacaaattatttatttatgtatttattctttttgttttaattccagGGTGCAACACAGCTCCAGCATCTGGTAGTAGACCAACATACTACCTATGAACACAACAACAGTATTAGTGACTTCCAAGATTGTATGGCAGAAGTGTtgagagaaattttaaaaaataaactagcaAAAATGGAAAATTCAGCATCATGATTGATGAAAGTACAGACATTTCAGTAAAGCAGAACCTTGTCAGCTACATCCGTGTACTAGAGATGGATCAGTTCGGTACAGTGACACCACAGACCTATTTCCTTGGAATCTATGAACTTTACAAAGCTAATGCTgagaacatttttacaaaagtCATTAGTATGTTATCAGAGAAGGGTATTGAAGTAAAAAATTTATGTAGTGTCAGCTCTGATGGTGCTGCTATGATGGTTGGGTCAAAGTCTGGGGTAGTTACTAGACTAAAGCAATTTGTACCAGGTGTCCTAGCCACACACTGTATCGCACACAGACTAGCTTTGAGTTGTGCCACAGGAGCTGACAGCATACCATATCTTGTCAAGTACCAGAATATTATGAATTCCATCTTTAGGTTTTTTAAGTACTCGCCAAAAAATATGGCAACTTTGACTGCAGTGCAGAACATTATCAATACAGAAGAAAAGAGGTTTAAAGAGATCTTTCACACCAGGTGGTTAAGTTTTGAAGGTGCAGTAGATGCACTGCTTTCCAACTACTCCAGCCTTGTGTCTGTATTTATGGAAGAGACCTCTGGTAAAGCTCTTAGCTTGTATAAACCCATCACTTCATTCAAATTTCTGTATGTGTCACATTACTTGGCTGATTGTTTGAAGCCATTAGCcattttgtcaaaaacatttcAGAGGAAAGATTTTAATTTCTCTGAAGTTCACCCACTGCTTGCTTCAACTATTGAGTGTCTGgaggaaatgaaacaaaacaaatctggTGAAATGCTGTTAAAATTTCTGAACGAGGTGCTAGCTGAGCCTCAGTTAGATTCAGATGGACTGTACACTTTTCAGTTTGGTGGGCATACCATAAGAGACTGCAGTTCAAAGGTCTGAGGCAGAAAACATATGTGATAAGTTCACAGAAAATATGATAAGAAGTCTGAATGACAGGTTTTCAGATAATGATGATGCAGCTATTTTGACTTCCCTTACAAATTTCTTCAACCCAGTGCTCAAAGACAGACATTTCAGCAGACATTGACACAATCAATGATTATTTGTCAACCTTTGTCCACGAGGGAACAAAACAAGAAttgaaatcattttcaaaatttgctaGATCTACGTTTGAAAGTGGAAGCAAGTCTGTAACAGACATTAAAAGTTTCTGCAATTTTGCAGTAAAATACAGAGAGTCCTTTCCTGCGAGTGCAGAACTGGCAGAGAGACTGCTGGTAGCTCCAGTTTCAACAGCTGATTGTGAGAGAGGTTTTAGTAAGCAGAATTTGATAAAAACGTGTCTGAGGAATTCAATGAGTACTAGAAACCTGGAAAATATCATGTGTCTGTCAATATATGGTCCAAACACtggaaattttgattttaaatgtgTCTTTAAGATCTGGAgtacaaaaacgaacaaacatacTCTAATGTAATCATTGAAACAAAGGCACCAGTTGTAACTGTAAATGAGTAGTAAGGCACAACAAAATGACATACTTCAaggcatgtatatattttttcattttgtcatGAATTTGTGTTCAGATTTTCAGCATGAATGTTACTGAAACTTGTCAAGTTTATTTTGGTAATGTTTGagtgatgatatatattttattaagcagGGCTCTCACTAGAGAGACTTGGGAGAAGTGATTtcccaaaacagaccaaacctcaCCCTTCATAAGCTCAAGGAAAAGTCATCTTATACAGATTATATTATAGAAGAAAAGAATGCTATTGACTGTAAACTTTtccataattttgtaaatttatagcAAAACTTCTCCCTGGTTTGCAAGTCCAGAGAGACCCCTGTTTAGCAGCatgtaataacagttacttttaatttagtgaCTCATCTTCCCATgtcattattgtaatgatttgtgtgaaaaacattgaactttgtaactgtgaaactgttgttttatgataaatttgataaatgataaattcattgaaataaaatgtatgataaaaaCTTAGTTGTCATTTATTCTTTGACTGTCTTATCGTATGTGACTGGCTGGAGGGTTGGATACGGATCAAACCTATCTGGCTAAAATTGGCTACCAAAAAAATCATTTGGCTAATAGCCTGGCTACAGAAAAATTTAGTCCAGGTTAAGCCCtgaaggtccattcctctggtggtttcagaattggaagactgtcgtcatgtggcacagatctcattgctgaaggcagattagggtattcaattgacttcttgtttttggcagagacacattagtcaaacagaaataacagtatcacatggtctttctgttctcgccgtatcatcgggacagcaaacggcattgtctttcgagtgcctctgagccaagctctaggacagacagcacatgtcgcataACAAATTGAAGTACCCATTCCTgatcttgatcaccaattttacagtcgaagtacagatgatatgctttcttcacaagagcagtcattgagcatcTCTGATGAACctgccacaaatatagcagaatgtgtcgtgactgttacgacattgacgagacatattgaccaacaccaatcgtcctgtaaaacgtctataacatctaaatTACTTATTACAGTGCTAccgaggcaatgctatattctgaaacaatgcGTActaggtctatattaatccaatgagcagcatctgtgtatgcaagccacatTTATAGCCT comes from Tachypleus tridentatus isolate NWPU-2018 chromosome 12, ASM421037v1, whole genome shotgun sequence and encodes:
- the LOC143235520 gene encoding E3 SUMO-protein ligase KIAA1586-like, translated to MIDESTDISVKQNLVSYIRVLEMDQFGTVTPQTYFLGIYELYKANAENIFTKVISMLSEKGIEVKNLCSVSSDGAAMMVGSKSGVVTRLKQFVPGVLATHCIAHRLALSCATGADSIPYLVKYQNIMNSIFRFFKYSPKNMATLTAVQNIINTEEKRFKEIFHTRWLSFEGAVDALLSNYSSLVSVFMEETSGKALSLYKPITSFKFLYVSHYLADCLKPLAILSKTFQRKDFNFSEVHPLLASTIECLEEMKQNKSGEMLLKFLNEVLAEPQLDSDGLYTFQFGGHTIRDCSSKV